In a single window of the Vitis vinifera cultivar Pinot Noir 40024 chromosome 6, ASM3070453v1 genome:
- the LOC100853004 gene encoding glycine-rich protein DOT1 → MEQPPASKMGVRKLRLLLHMLFFFSSSLSPSQTRLVSASNQAIRGREMMVVNRRGGGGGHGGGGGGGRGGGGGSSGHGEGGGSNGKAKGLAAAGVVPLYAAGALNHQNYNHQKNPHHHGSNSCTTNYNIGLPQFVFPLFGLSFSLSYLLFPSRVV, encoded by the exons ATGGAACAACCACCGGCGAGTAAAATGGGAGTGAGAAAATTGAGATTGCTTCTTCatatgctcttcttcttttcttcatctttaAGTCCTTCGCAAACCCGTCTGGTTTCAG CGTCCAATCAAGCGATACGTGGACGAGAGATGATGGTAGTTAATCGGAGAGGAGGTGGTGGCGGTCACGGTGGCGGTGGAGGCGGTGGGCGCGGTGGAGGTGGAGGGAGTAGTGGGCACGGTGAAGGCGGTGGATCAAACGGTAAAGCCAAGGGGTTGGCGGCAGCCGGAGTAGTGCCGTTATACGCAGCTGGTGCCTTGAACCATCAAAACTACAACCACCAAAAGAATCCCCACCACCATGGTTCTAATAGCTGCACCACCAACTACAACATTGGCCTCCCTCAGTTTGTTTTTCCACTCTTCggcctttctttttctctttcttatttgtTATTTCCTTCTAGAGTTGTGTGA